The DNA window TTCAGTCTCTTTTTTCACATTGCGCCCCTTAACAAAAACAAGCTCGCTGTATTTTCCGTAATGCGGCAGCCTGCGGCATACGCCTTCAAGCCCGTCCTTATCACCGCTGACAGAAATCACCGAGTTATCCGCACTGAAAGGGTTTTTATAAGCCTTTATCAGCAGTCCTGCACCCTTTTCAGGCGCACGGCCGAAGTATTTTCCGTAAAAACTGTCCGGCACTCCGGCAAGCATTACGGAATGATCCTTATAATCCTCAAGCCTGAACCCGTCATAGGAAACGCGCTTTACTTCGCCCTGCTCACTCACATCCGCAAGGCAGTCAAACCCGTCTGCACCTGTGACAAACACTTTTTTTGACGCACCCAGATATGCGGCAAGCACAGGCGGTATCTCAGAGGCATAGAGAACACGGGGCACATCATAGTAAGGGTCCAGCGCAAAGCTCAGCGGCTCCGTATCTGTGGCAAGCTCAAACAGTTTGCTTGCGTTGTCGCTGCGGAGAATGAAATCCTTCTGCCCTGTGACTGTCTTGATGCTCACTGGCACATCGGCTATGAAGCCGCCCCCATTCCTCACGAGGTTAAAGGAGGTAATGTAGCGCCCGTTTTCCGATTTTATGTCAATTTTCTCAGCCGAATATTCCGGCAGACCTTTTGAGCTTATCCATGTATCAAAAAGAATACCCGCCTCTTCCCCTGAGGTTTTCAAAAATGCGCTCTTCCAGTCTTCCCATGAGGCTCTCCTGCCTGTATTTTCCTTCACAAACAGCCTGACAGCCTCAAGGAACCTGTCGTTTCCGTAAGTGCGTTTAAGCATATGGAAAAACATCATCGACTTATTATAGCCCACAGCGGAACCGGCCTTTCCGTGGCGGGAACGGAACTCGGTGAGCGGAAAATCCGTCTTATTATCAGTGTATGCAGCGTAAGAGATCAGTGCGTTTTTGCGGTATTCCTTCCCTTTCCACTTAAGCTCGTCATAGTAGTAATCAGCCATGTATGTGGTTATGCCCTCAGCCCAGTTGCCCTTATCGTAATCAATGCCCACTGAGCCTCCGAACCACTGGTGGAGTATTTCATGCCCCAGAGAGGTTTCTGTTATGAAAGGCAGGGGTATTACAGCGGAACCCAGAGTTGTGAACCCTTCAAACGCATATCCCACCGGATAGGGAACCTCAACCGCGGTGAAGGCCTCGTAAGGATATTTCCCGATGAGTTCTGTGTACATTTTTATGTATTCAGCGCTTTTACGCAGATATTCCTCCGCAAAAGCGGCGTTATTCACTGAAAATACTGTCCTGACAGTCACACCTTCTGACTTGATGCTCCGCATGGCGGCATCCTTTACTATCACAAGTGCCGGCTGTTCTGCCGCGCCCCTGCTTCTGAAAGTAAATACTCCGTTCAGAGCCGACAGTTCCTCTCCTTCAAAAACCGGGTATAAGCCTTTTGGAAGGGTGAGTTTAAGCATATAATAGGCTTCGTCTTTCGGTGCAGGGAACCATGAACCGAAGGCACTGCGCGGTGTACCCTCAAAGCTTATCTCAGTTCTGCCCGCAGGGAGGGTGAAAGTTCCGTCCGTCACCTCAGCGCCTTTGATGCTGAGACCTGCTGCATCAAATCCGGCAGGTTTATCCGACTTCCAAGCCGCTCTGCCTTTCACCTCTGTTCCGGAGTATGTCAGCTCAAGGCTGTATATGTTTGCCGCAAAAGCATTAAGAGATACAAAAACAACCATAAGAGCAAGAATATGTTTCATTTTCCACCTTTTGACCGAACAGTATCTGTTAGTTTCACATATTTAAATGTCAGATCAAAGACAATTTTCATCACATTAATACTTTGATTTTTTTTATTTTTGTTTTGCAGAAGTTTATAAAATTAAGAGGGCTAAATTCAGCTTGCAAAGAATCGGTTTTGAGTAAAAAATAAGTAAAGAAATACTCAATCTTATTTCAGGGGTCGTAAATGCAGTTTTTCAGAGATGTTTCTCTCAGGGTTAAGCTTCTGGGCATTTATTTTTTCGGGCTGATTATGCTCGGAGTGGTGGGTTACGGGCTTTTTATTTATACCGAAGTGCAGAATTATTACACGGACAAATCCGTTTTCAGCTCGCAGGGCAGGTATTTTCAGGAAAAATCGTTCCGCCATATGAAATACACCATGGATCTGCACGGCATACTCACCCGCCTGTACTCCGCTGCGGGGGATCCGGCGAACAACAAGGAGAACATAGTCAAGGAGTTCATCAGCAATGTGCTCATACTCAGTGACGACAGCTACTCATTCGCCATATTCGACTTCAACGGCAGCCTTGTAGCGGCGAACGGAAGCGATTTTAAAAAGCTCATGGAATCAAACAGCGAAAACAGAACCAAGCTGAACGGACTCATAAAAAGAGCCTTTGAATCCCGCATGCACGGAGCATTCGCCGACTTCACCTCGGAAAGCGGAACCGTAAGCTACTTCATAAACACCATGTACTTTGAGCCGCTGGACTACTACATTCTTTCTCTGGATAAAACCCAGAGAACGGAAGAAAATATTGACGCCATACTCCACGAAAAGCGGATGCGCATCATAAAATCCGTAGTGATATGCCTTATACTCGGTCTTGCCGCCACAACGGTTGTGGTGGGGATACTCTACACCTATCTCAAAGGGATGACCAAAAATATCAACAGGATAACCCGCAGCATACAGGATCTGGGCTCGGCCGGAATAATAGAAACCAAGCTGGAGGCTGTGAACAGGGATGAAATAGGACGAATGATAGCCGCATTCAACGACTATCTACAGAAGCGGCTCAACATGGAACAGTTTAAGCAGCTTATAGAAGAGGATAAAAACATATATGACGTTTATGTCAGGGTTTTCGGCCTTTTAAACAGCTTCGGATTCCATGATTTCGCCATATACGAAGTGGACGAGGCCAAGAACAAGATAAACTATCTCAATCACGAGGTCTGCGGCGATGTCTGCACCCTTGAACCCATGCCCTGCTCGGACGACATACTGATCAGCCCGGAGGAGTGCAGGTGCAAAAGACTGGCGCAGACTGTTTTCGGTTCAGCCGATTTCAGAGCCTGTCCCAAGTTTCTCGGTTATGAAACGGGGAGAAAGCACATGTGCATGCCCATTATCATAGCGGGTTCGGTGGGCGAGGTTGTGCATGTCACCGTGAAGCC is part of the Geovibrio ferrireducens genome and encodes:
- a CDS encoding ChaN family lipoprotein: MKHILALMVVFVSLNAFAANIYSLELTYSGTEVKGRAAWKSDKPAGFDAAGLSIKGAEVTDGTFTLPAGRTEISFEGTPRSAFGSWFPAPKDEAYYMLKLTLPKGLYPVFEGEELSALNGVFTFRSRGAAEQPALVIVKDAAMRSIKSEGVTVRTVFSVNNAAFAEEYLRKSAEYIKMYTELIGKYPYEAFTAVEVPYPVGYAFEGFTTLGSAVIPLPFITETSLGHEILHQWFGGSVGIDYDKGNWAEGITTYMADYYYDELKWKGKEYRKNALISYAAYTDNKTDFPLTEFRSRHGKAGSAVGYNKSMMFFHMLKRTYGNDRFLEAVRLFVKENTGRRASWEDWKSAFLKTSGEEAGILFDTWISSKGLPEYSAEKIDIKSENGRYITSFNLVRNGGGFIADVPVSIKTVTGQKDFILRSDNASKLFELATDTEPLSFALDPYYDVPRVLYASEIPPVLAAYLGASKKVFVTGADGFDCLADVSEQGEVKRVSYDGFRLEDYKDHSVMLAGVPDSFYGKYFGRAPEKGAGLLIKAYKNPFSADNSVISVSGDKDGLEGVCRRLPHYGKYSELVFVKGRNVKKETERTEDGVIYEIKNREFAFRVSAAMSLEEIAAEAEGTRLVFIGEKHDEHSHHANQLAMIKLLHEKYGRITIGMEMFQRPFQKALDDYTEGLTDERMMLKQTEYFTRWRYDYHLYKPILTYAREHGIRIIALNAPTEATKKTASDGLFTLSADEREHTASELDYTDPRYREDLKWIYNMHPSRQVFENFLEAQLLWDETMAETVADYVKNNEGIVVVLAGNGHIRKGYGVPERVKRRTGMKYISIVQDEPAEKGIADFVLYPGRLDGAAAPKLGVAVKNPETAPEVTDIGDDTPAKKAGLRTGDVIIGIDFFEVNSLEDLKIALFYMKPGNTVTLKIRRDGSEMTVDMEL
- a CDS encoding sensor domain-containing diguanylate cyclase; the protein is MQFFRDVSLRVKLLGIYFFGLIMLGVVGYGLFIYTEVQNYYTDKSVFSSQGRYFQEKSFRHMKYTMDLHGILTRLYSAAGDPANNKENIVKEFISNVLILSDDSYSFAIFDFNGSLVAANGSDFKKLMESNSENRTKLNGLIKRAFESRMHGAFADFTSESGTVSYFINTMYFEPLDYYILSLDKTQRTEENIDAILHEKRMRIIKSVVICLILGLAATTVVVGILYTYLKGMTKNINRITRSIQDLGSAGIIETKLEAVNRDEIGRMIAAFNDYLQKRLNMEQFKQLIEEDKNIYDVYVRVFGLLNSFGFHDFAIYEVDEAKNKINYLNHEVCGDVCTLEPMPCSDDILISPEECRCKRLAQTVFGSADFRACPKFLGYETGRKHMCMPIIIAGSVGEVVHVTVKPENEEMLKNALPLLQDYLKNASPVIESKKLLKNLRETTLKDPLTGLNNRRFLEEYTEILTADTKRRQKNMGILMCDLDYFKKVNDDLGHETGDRVLQILATIMKGSVRSSDIIIRYGGEEFLIIIKDAEDDESVMSVAEKIRQNMEAHEMRISPNVTLKKTLSIGVSIFPKDTENFWQAIKFADISLYKAKEAGRNRVMRFTKDMWTHDTEY